The DNA sequence CCCTCGGCGCAGGCCGTCTCCGCCGCGCCGCTCGCCGTCTCCGCTCGCGCCCCCACGTCTCACAAGCCCCCGATCAGCGGCCGGTGCCGGGTCAGCCCGCGGCCTCGTCCAACTCGGAGCGCCAGCGGGACTGCTGTCGGTCGTAGTGCAGGGGCCCCACCCGGAACGCCGTCAAGTCGAGCCCCAGCAACCGCTCATACGCCTCGGCGGGAAGGTCCGGTTCCAGGACGACGCTCAGACCGCTGCCCTCGTCCCGCAGGACGAGGGGGCGCCGCGGCGCGGCCGCGGCCCCGTCGCGGCGCGCAAGGCGGCCCACCGCCGCCTTGAACGCCGCGTACGCGTCCCGCACCGCCTCCGCGCCCAGGCCGCTGAGGAAGGCCTGCAACGGCAGCGCGGCGAGGACCAGCCACGGCACGTCGCCCGCGCCGCGGTGCCCGACGGCGCGGCGCACGCGCGCGGTGCGGACGCCGAGGCCGGCGAGCGCGGTGACCAGGTCGTCGCCGAGGGCGTCGGTGACGTCCTGGTCCAGGAGCAGTTCGGCGCGCAGCGGCGGCACGCCGGAAGTGCCGGGCGTACGGGGCGCGTCGGGCAGCGGCGGCGCGTCGGGCATGGGGCGGTCTTCCTTCCGCCGGGGGCACGGGGCATGCGCCCCGCAGCCTAGGCGCGGGGCGCCCCCCGCTGCGGGCGAATCCGGATCTCTCCTTCCCGCCGCCCCTCCCCGAAGCCCTGAACAGGCACTCTTGCCAGATTTATCCGGAATAGGGGATTCATGGAACTTTCGTGGTGCGCCGGGAGTCTTCTGAGGTGAACGCTGAAGCTCAGCTGAACACGGGGGTGTTCCACCTTGACCGACATCGACCTCGGCTTAGACGTCCGGTTCGAGACCGACGGGACCGGCGAGCCCCACGAGACCCACGAAGCTCATGAAACCGACGAGACCGGCGGGAGCGGCACGCCCGCGGAGGCCGCGGGCGGCCGCGAGCTCGTCCCGTACGCGGCACCGCTGACCGTCCCGCCCGTCCTGCGCCCCGCCGGGGGCGACGTCCGCGAAGAGACGGAGATCGCGGTCCGTCCCGCCTGGGTGCGTCTGCACCCGCAGCTCCCGCCCACCCTCATGTGGGGGTACGAGGGCTCCGTGCCGGGCCCCACCATCGAGGTGCGGCGCGGCGAGCGCGTCCGCATCGCGTGGACCAACCGCGTGCCCAAGGAGAGCGAGTTCCCGGTCACCGCGGTGGAGGTGCAGCGCACGGGCCCGCCGCCCAGCACCCTCCCGGGCCGCGAGGGCGTCGAGCCGAACAAGGACGTGGCCGCCCTCCCCGCCTGGACCGTCACCCACGTGCACGGCGCCCAGACGGGCGGGGGCAACGACGGCTGGGCGGACAACGCCGTGGGTCACGGCGACGCCCAGCTCTCCGAGTATCCGAACGACCACCAGGCGGTCCAGTGGTGGTACCACGACCACGCCATGAACATCACCAGGTGGAACGTGTTCGCGGGCCTGTACGGCACCTATCTGGTCCGCGACGACGAGGAGGACGCGCTCCAACTCCCCTCCGGCAAGCGGGAGATCCCCCTGCTCCTCGCCGACCGGAATCTGGACACGGACGAGGACGGCCGCCTGACGGGCCGCCTCCTGCACAAGACCACGATCATCGACCCCAAGAACCCCGAGACGGGCAAGCCGGTCACGCTCCCCTTCACCGGCCCGTACACCACCGTCAACGGCCGCATCTGGCCGTACGCGGACGTGGCCCCCGGCTGGTACCGCTTCCGCCTGGTCAACGCGTCGAACGCCCGGGTCTACGACCTCGTCCTCATCGACGAGGACGGCCGTCCCGTGCCGGGCGCGGTCCACCAGATCGGCAGCGACGGCGGGCTGCTGCCGCGCCCGGTGCCCCTCGACTTCGGCGCCACGGAGGGCTCTTCGCCCACGCTGACCGTCGCGCCCGCCGAGCGCTTCGACCTCCTCGTCGACTTCCGCGCGCTCGCGGGCAAGCGCCTCCGCCTGGTCAACAAGGGGCCGAACGCGGCACCGGGAGTCCCGGACGTGGCGGGGAACGTGCGCTATCCGCACGTCATGGAGTTCCGTGTGGGCCGCGGCGGCGGCGCCCAGGAGACCTTCCGGCTGCCCGAGGTCCTCTCCGGCTCCTTCCGCCCGATCGGCCACGGCGTGCCGCACGGCCACCGCCTCATCGTGCTCACGCCGCCCGCCACCAAGGGCGCCGGCGGACACCCGGAGATGTGGGAGATGACGGAGGTGAAGGACCCCGGGAGCATCCCGATCCCCGCCGACGGCGTCATCCAGGTCCGCGGGCCCGACGGCGCCCTGAAGACCTACCGCAGGACGGCCCGCACGTTCAACGACGGCCTCGGTTTCACCATCGCCGAGGGCGCGTACGAGCAGTGGAGCTTCCTGAACCTCGCCGTCCGGCCGAACGTGACCCACCCCATGCACATCCACCTGGCCGACTTCCAGCTCCTGGGCCGGGACGCGTACGACGCCTCGGGTTTCGACCCGGCCGTCGGCGGCACGCGCGCACCGGTCGCGCACGACCCGGCCACACCGATCCCGATCGCTCCGAACGAACGCGGCTGGAAGGACGTGTTCCTGGTCCCCGGCGGTCAGCTGCTGCGCGTCATCGGCAGGTTCGACGGGGCGTACGGCCGCTTCATGTACCACTGCCACCTCCTTGAGCACGAGGACATGGGCATGATGCGGCCCTTCGTCGTACTGCCGAAGGAGGCCCTGAAGTTCGACCACGGAGGCCACGGCGGCGGCCACGGCGACCACTGAGCCCCGGCTCCCGGACCGCTGGGGGGCGGTCCGGGAGCCCTCGTCAGGGCGCCCCGACCCGCCCCGCCGCCCGGGTCGCCGCGGCCCGCCCCAGGGCCCGGACCATCGGATGCGGCCGGGCCCCGTCCCCGCTCAACTCCGGCTGGAACAGCGTCGCGAGGAAGAAGGGGTGCCCCGGCAGCTCGGCCACCCGCACCTGCCCCGCCTCGTCCGTCCCGGAGAACCGCAGCCCATGGGCCCGCAGCACGTCGAGCAGCCGGACATCGCTCGGCCCGTACGAGCAGTGGTACCGCTCCACCGTCCGGTCCGCCCCGAGCACGGACTCGGCGAGCGACCCGGGTGCGAGGGCCACGGCGCCCTCGTGCCCGACGAGCGAGCAGGCGAGCGGCGCGATGAGCGGGTCCTCGGCGTCGGGGTCGTTCTCGGCGTGCGCGGCGCGGGCGAGGCCGCACACATGGCGGGCGTACTCCAGGAGCGCGTGCTGGAAGCCGCCGCAGGTGCCGAGGAAGGGAATGCCCTCCTCGCGCGCGGTGCGGATCGCGGCAAGGGCCCCCGCCTCGCTGCGGTACGGACTCCCGGGCAGCATCCACACCGCGTCGAACCCCCGCACGGCGTCCGGCTCGGCGGCGTCCTCGGTGGGGATCCAGTACGCGTCGAGGACGAGCCCGTCCCGGGCGGCGAGCGCGTCCAGGAGGACCGGGACGCGGGTGTGCGAGACGACGGTGGGGGAGCGGTCGCCGACGAGGGCGAGCCGGGCGGGCGGCACGGCGGCAGCGTTCCCGGCGGGGAGCGTGGTGTTCGCGTTCATGACGGCCATCCTCAACACCGGCCCCCGTTCACGTCCAACGACGAAATCTGCACCCGCGATCAGCGTCGCTAATGGGGCCCGCGATCCTGGACCCCATGGACCCGCACCTCCTCCGCACCTACGTCACCGTCGCCCGTCTCGCCTCCTTCTCCGCTGCGGCCCGCGCCCTCGGCTACACCCAGTCCGCCGTCTCGCAGCAGGTCGCCGCCCTGGAGCAGGATCTCGACACGCCGCTCCTGACCCGCCGCCCCGTCGCGCCCACGCGCGCGGGCGAGCGGCTCCTCGAACACGCGGGGCCGCTCCTGCTGCGGCTCGACGCGGCGCGCGCGGAGGTCCTCGCCCTCGCGGGCGAGCCGGACGAGGGCCTGACGCTGGCCGCCGCCCCCACCGCCCTGACGCCGCGCACGCTGCGGGCCCTGCCGTCGACGGGCGTCACGCTGCGGGTCGTCGACCGGGCCGCGGTCCCCGAGGCCGTCGCGGCCGGCGCCGCGCACCTGGGGCTCGTCGACGGCCTGGCCGCGCCCACCGACCCGCTGCGCGTCGCCGACGTCGCGCCGCTCACCACCCGGGGCGCGGGCGAGGAACCGGTGTGCGTCCTGCTGCCCGCCGGGCACCCGCTGGCCCGCCGCGCAGGCCTGCGCCTGGGCGACCTCGCGGACGCCCGCTGGCTGGACGCGCCGGGCACGGGCCTGCCCCTGGACCAGCTGCGCGCCGCGACGGGCCGCACGGGCTTCCGCCCCGCCCTGCGCTACGACGGCACGGACGTACGGACGCTCATCGCGCTCGTGGCGGCCGGACACGGGCTTGCTCTGCTGCCCCGCTCGGCGGCGCCCGCAGGACCGGCCACGGGCGCGCGCGGCACCGACGGAGCGAGCGGCCCGGGTGACTTGGGTGACTCGGGTGACACGGGTGACTCGGGCGGGGCCGTCGCCGTGCCCCTCACCGCGCCCCGCGTCGTGCACCGCACCGAGCTGCTGCACACCGGTGCCCTGCGCGGCGCCGCGGCCGCCTTCGCCGCGCGCCTGGACATCACCCGTTCGTGAATCGTCACGCCGTCGCACGCCGGGTAGGGCTGTGGCCGGAGGCGAGCCATGAAACAGACCGCGTTGCGTCCCAAGCCCATGCCCGGACGGGAGCCCGACAGCGGCGCCCCACCCGCCAAGGGCCACCGCCCGCACGCCGCGCGCCGCCGCGGCAAGCGGCTCACCACGCTCCTGCTCGGTCTGCTGTGCGCGACGGTCCTGGTGCTCACGGGTGTGGGCCTCGGCACCGTGGGCGCCACCGTCATCGGCATGAGCAGCCTCGCGGAGATGCGGCGGCAGGCAGGCGCGGGCGCGTCCCCCGGCGAGCCGGGGCGGACACCCCCCGACGCGCGGCTCACCGGCAAGGCCGCTCCCGGCGAGCGGCCCACCGGCAGGACGGCGGCGGCGACCACGCCGTCGGGCCCGAAGCCGCAGGCGCTCAGGGCTCCGGGCCCGCGCCTGGTCCTCGGCGTGGAGGCGGCCGACGCCCCCGCCCGCGGCGGCGCGCTGCTCGTCGGGGTGCACGTGCCGGGCCCGGGCCACGCGGCGGGGCTCCTGCGGCGCGACGTCGTCGTGGCGTTCGGCTCCACCCGGGTGCGCACGGCGGCGGACCTCGTCCGCGCGGTGGCCGCGGCCCGGCCCGGCAGGAACGTCACTCTGACGGTACGTCACCCCACCGGCGCCCGCAGGACCCTGACGGTCACACCGGGCTTCACCACCTGAGGGCGCCCGACGGGGGACGGCCGCCTGAGGGCGCCCGCGGCGGGCCGTCAGACGACCCGGAAGTGCGACGTCAACCGCCGCTCGTCGTCCAGGACATGGAGGGTGAACCCCGCCGGGGCGTCCAGGTCGACCAGGCCCTCGCCCTCCCACGGCAGCCGCAGCGTCGAGACCACGCCGGGACCGACGATCAGCGGCCGCCCCGCGAAGGTGGTCGCGGCGGGCGTGTGCGCGTGCCCGATGATCAGGCCCGCGATCTCCGGACGCCGCTCCACGAGCGCCCGCAGCCGGTGCGGTTCGCGCAGCGGCCACGCGGTGTCGAGCCGCGGGTGGTGCACGGGCACGGGGTGGTGGTGGAAGGCCAGGAGCACCGGCGTCTCCCCGTCGAGGCCGTCGAGCCGGTCCTCCAGCCAGGCGTACGTCGTCTCGTCGAGCAGTCCGTGGTCGTGGCCCGGCACGCTGGAGTCGAGCAGGAGGACCTCGACGCCGCCGACGCGGTGGGCGCTGTTCACGGGCTCCTCCGACGCGCTCGCCGCCGGCTCGCCGAGCAGGGCCGTGCGGAAGGGCGTGCGCCGGTCGTGGTTGCCGGGGCAGGTGAGCACCGGCCAGGGCGCGTCGGTGAACAGCACGCGCGCGGCCTCCTTGTACTCGGCCTCCTCGCCGTGGTCGGCGATGTCACCGGTCACGAGCAGCGCGTCCACGGGCCGGGGCAGCGCCCGCAGCCGCTCCATGACGCGCTCGGCGCGCTCGGTCGCCCGGGCGTCGCCGTCCAGGTGAAGGTCACTGATCTGCGCAAGTACCAGCATGTCGTACGCCCCTCCCGCGCCCGGCACCGTCCACGTGTCCCCGTACGTACCCGGGCCCGGCCTCGAACTAATGGATGCAGCGCATCTAACCATTAGTCGCGGGTGCGGGGAACAGCCACGCGGGAACAGGTGGCCTGCACCGGGACGCGGCCCGCCGCGAACGGGGCCGCCGGACCGGAATACCCGCTCGCGCCGTGCGGGGCGCGGGGGCAGGATGCTGGGGAAGATCCCGGCCCGCGGCCCAACGACCGCGGGCGACCGCCGCACACCCCACCGCCGCACACGATTCAGGAGGCCCGATGACCCCGGCCACGCCCGCGCCGTTCACCGCCGACGACTACCGCGCCCGCATGGACCGCGCCGCGCACGCCGCCGCCGAAGCGGGCCTCGCGGGCGTCCTCGTCGCGCCAGGACCCGACCTGGTGTGGCTGACCGGCTACCGCGTGCCCGCCGACACCGAGCGGCTCACCCTGCTCGTGCTCGCCGCAGGCCAGGACCCCGTGCTCGTGGTGCCCACCCTGGAGGCCCCGGACGCCGCGCGCGCCGCGGGCGCGCCCGCGCTGACCCTGCGCGACTGGACCGACGGCGTCGACCCGTACGGCGTGGCCGCGCCGCTGCTCGCCGAGGACGGCCGCTTCGGCGTGAGCGACAACGCCTGGGCCATGCATCTGCTCGGCATGCAGCGGCAGTTGCCCGACACCTCGTACACCGCGCTCACCGAGGCCCTGCCGATGCTGCGGGCCGTCAAGGACGCGGCGGAGCTGGAGCGCCTCGCCGCGGCCGGGGCCGCCGCCGACGCCACGTACGAGGAGATCCAGAAGGTCGCGTTCGCGGGCCGCAAGGAGACCGACGTCGCCGGTGACCTCGCAGAGCTGCTGCGGCGGTTCGGGCACGAGCAGGTGGACTTCACCGTCGTCGGCTCCGGGCCCAACGGCGCGAGCCCGCACCACGAGGCGGGCGACCGCGTCATCGAGGACGGCGACATGGTCGTCCTCGACTTCGGCGGTCTGAAGCACGGCTACGGCTCGGACACCTCCCGCACCGTGCACGTCGGCGAGCCGACCGCCGAGGAGCGGCGGGTGCACGACGTGGTGCGCGAGGCCCAGGACGCCGCGTGCCGCGCGGTGCGCCCCGGCATCGCCTGCCAGGAGGTCGACCGCGCGGCCCGCGCCGTCATCACCGACGCCGGGTACGGCGAGTACTTCATCCACCGCACCGGGCACGGCATCGGCGTCACCACCCACGAACCGCCGTACATGATCGAGGGCGAGGAGCAGCGGCTCGTGCCCGGCATGTGCTTCTCGGTGGAGCCCGGCATCTATCTGCCGGGCCGCTTCGGCGTACGCATCGAGGACATCGTCACGGTGACCGAGGACGGCGGCCGCCGCCTGAACAACACCCCGCGCGAGATGGCCGTCGTGAACTGATCCCCGGGCGGGGCCCGCTCAGCCCTGGGCGAAGTGCGCGAGCACGTCGTACGGCGGCGGCAGCGGCCGCGCGCTCGCCGCGTCCAGGCGCCGCAGCTGGTCCTCGTCGAGCGCCCACCCCACCGCGCCCAGATTGTCGGTCAGCTGCTCCACGGACCGCGCGCCGACGATCGGCGCGGTGACGCCCGGCCGCTGGAGCAGCCACCGCAACGACACCTGGGCGGGCGTGCGCCCGGTCTCCTCGGCGACGCCGAGCACCGCGTCCACGACCCGCCAGGTCGCCTCCGTGGCCCGCTCGTCCCACGCCCCGCCGCCGCGCGCGCCCTCGGGCGGCGCCTCCATGCCGCGCCGGTACTTGCCGGAGAGCCACCCGGCGTGCAGCGGGCTGTACGGAATGACGCCGACGCCCTCCGCGCGGCACAGCGGGAGCAGCTCCCACTCGGCCTCGCGCGCCAGCAGGTTGTAGATCGGCTGGAGGCACACATACGGCTCCCAGCCGCGCGCGTGGGCCACGTCCCGGACCTTCTGGAGCTGCCCGGGCCCGTGGTTGCTCGCGCCGAGATAGCGGACCTTGCCCGACCGCACCAGGGTGTCGAGCGTGGCCAGGGTCTCCTCGATTGGCGTGTGCGCGTCCCACACGTGCGTCTGGTACAGATCCACATGGTCCGTGCCCAGGCGGCGCAGGCTCGCCTCCACAGCCGCCAGGACGTGCTTGCGGCTCAGACCGCGCGCGTTCGGGGCCTCGCCCATCGGCAGGAACACCTTGGTGGCGATCACCAGGTCGTCCCGTACGCGGCCCTTCAGCCAGCGGCCGAGCACCTCCTCCGACACGCCCTGCCCGTACACGTCCGCGGTGTCGATGAACGTGCCGCCCGCCTCCGTGAACGCGTCCAGCATCGCGTGCGCGACCCGCTCGTCCGCCCCGCCGCCGAACATCATGGCGCCGAAGCACAGTTCACTCACCCGGAGTCCGGTACTCCCCAGCCGCCGCTGTTCCATGGTCGTGCCTCCTCGAAGTCGCCCCCCAGGCTAGGCCGTGCCACCGACACCGGCCCTAGTCCACGGCGAGCACCGCGCAGGACTCGCCGGGCAGGCGCACGGACCCGTCGGCGCCCGGGCCCTCGACGGGCTCCCACGCGGCGAGCACGCGCGCGTGGCGCACGCCCAACGGGACCTCGACGGCGTGCTCCGCGAGGTTCACGACGATCCGCAGGTCCCCGCGGCGCACGGCGAACCAGCCCGCCCCCGCGTCATGGGCGACGCGCACCGCGGCCAGATCGGGATCGGTGAGGTCGCCCCGCTCCCGGCGCAGCGCGATCAGCTCGCGGTACCAGTTGAGCACGCGCGCGTGGTGGCCCTTCTCGCGCTCGGTCCAGTCGAGGCAGGAGCGCTCGCGCGTCGCCGGGTCCTGCGGATCGGGAACGTCCTCCTCCGCCCACCCGTGGGCCGCGAACTCCCGCCGCCTGCCCTGCCGTACGGCCCGAGCGAGGTCGGGGTCGGTGTGGTCGGTGAAGAACTGCCACGGCGTCGAGGCCGCCCACTCCTCGCCCATGAACAGCATCGGCGTGAAGGGACCGGTGAGGGTCAGCGCGGCCGCGCACGCGAGGCGTCCCGGGGAGAGCGTCGCGGAGAGCCGGTCGCCCTGCGCGCGGTTGCCGACCTGGTCGTGCGTCTGCGCGTAGCCGAGAAGCCGGTACGCGGGCACGCGCACGCGGTCCAGCGGGCGACCGTGGGCCCGCCCCCGGAAGCTGGAGTACGTGCCGTCGTGGAAGTAGCCGCGCGTCAGCGTCTTCTCCAGGGCCGCGAACGGGGCCTCGGCGAAGTCCGCGTAGTAGCCCTGCGACTCACCGGTGAGCACGGTGTGCAGCGCGTGGTGGAAGTCGTCGCTCCACTGGGCGGCGAGGCCCAGGCCGCCGCCCGCGCGCGGGATGACGATCCGCGGGTCGTTCAGATCCGACTCCGCGATCAGCCCGAGCGGTCTGCCGATCTCGTCGGCGAGCGCGTCGACGGCCGCGGCCAGCTCCTCCAGGAACGGTCGCGCCCGGGTGTCGCACAGCGCGTGCACGGCGTCCAGGCGCAGCGCGTCCACGCGGTAGTCGCGCAGCCAGGCGAGCGCGCTGCCGACGAGGTACGCGCGCACCTCGTCCGAGCCCGGCGCGTCCAGATTCACGGCGGCGCCCCACGGGGTGTGGTGCGTGTCCGTGAAGTACGGCCCGAAGGCGGGCAGATGGTTCCCCGACGGGCCCAGGTGGTTGTGCACCACGTCCAGGACCACGCCGAGGCCCGCGGCGTGCGCCGCGTCGACGAACCGCTTCAGCGCCTCGGGCCCGCCGTAGGGCTCGTGCACGGCCCACAGCGACACGCCCTCGTAGCCCCACCCGTGCCGTCCCGGGAAGGGGCACACCGGCATCAACTCGACGTGCGTGACGCCCAGGTCCACGAGGTGGCCCAGGCGCTCGGCCGCCGCGTCCAGGGTGCCCTCGCGCGTGTACGTGCCCACGTGCAGCTCGTACAGGACCGCGTCCCGCAGGCCCCGCCCGGTCCACGGCGTACGCCACACGAACCGCTCGTGGTCGACGACGGCGCTCAGGCCGTCGGGCCCGTCCGGCTGCCGGGGCGAACGGGGGTCGGGCAGCGCGGGGCCGCCGTCGAGCGCGAAGCCGTACCGGGTGCCGTCCTCGGCCGGTGCCTCCACGGCCCACCACCCCGGGCGCTCCGGATCGGGCGCCGCCGCGCGCGGGGAGCCCTGCGCGCGCACGGCACCCTGCGTGCCTCCGTCCGCCGCGGCCCCCTCCAGGACGAGACCGACCCGCTCCGCGCGCGGTGCCCACACCTCGAACCTCACCGGCAGCCCTCCTCGTTGGCCCCTGTGTCGCCGTGCCTCCATGGTGCGCCAGAAGTGATCGCGGCGGAGGAGTTCGGCCGATTCTGGACACCCGGCCTGAGCTGGCCGACAATCGTCAGCGTGACCCTTCCTTCCGCGGCCTCCCCCGAGTACGACACGCAAGCGGGACGGGTGTCCGACGCCGAGCGGGAGCGGGCCCTCGAGGTGCTCAGGGAGGGCGCGGCGCTCGGCCGCCTCTCGCACGACACGTTCGTCCGCCGCATGGAGCTGGCGCTCACCGCCCGCAAGCGGCAGGAACTGGCCGCCCTCACCGCCGATCTGCGCACGGAGCACCGCTGGACGCGGCTCGTGCTCTCCACCGTCGGCGCGGTCTCCGGCTTCGGCGTGAAGCTGCGCCGGGCCTGGCAGGCGGAGAAGCTGCCCAAGCTGCTGCTCCCGGCGCCGGGCGCGTACCCGCTGCGCATCGGCCGGGACCCGGCGAACGGCCTGCGGCTGAGCCACGACACGGTCTCGCGCGTCCACGCCGAGCTGATCCACCAGGGCGGCCTGTGGGTCCTGCGCGACCTCGGCTCCACGAACGGCACGACCGTCAACGGCCGCCGGGTGACCGGCGCCGCGGTCGTCCAGGCCGGGGACCAGGTCTCCTTCGGCCACATGGCGTTCTGCCTCGCGGCGGCCTGAGGACCGCGGCGGGCACCGGGACCCGCCGCGTCACGCGTCCCGTGCGCGCGCGTGCAGGGCCGCCTCCACCGTCGTCCGCGCCTGGTGCTCGACCTGGCGCTCCAGCGGCACCCAGCGGGCCTTGAACCGGTCGGCGAACGCCTCGCTCCACTGCGTCACCAGATGGTCGAGACGGGGCGCCGCCCGGTCGTCGGCCTCCCGGAGGACCCGCAGGAGCATCGCGGCGGCCCGCAGCGGAAGCCGCCGCCCGAAGGCGTCCACACTGCCGATGTACGCCATCGACGTCCCGGCGGGCGGCAGCCGGCCCCAGTCGTCGGCGAGCCCCGGCACCAGGCCGAGCGCCCACCGGGCCGCCCGCAACAGCGGCCCGTCGGCGCCCGGGAGCCGGGGCAGCGCGTCGCCGAGTACGGCCTCCACCAGGCCCGCGTCGTGCCGGAGCCGCCGCGCGAAGCCGCGCAGGGCCGCCCGGGGCGCCGGGTGCGCCGCCATGTCGTCCACCATGTCGCTCGCCCACATCGGCACCTCCACGATGGCCGTCACGCCGCCGTAGCGGTGCGCGTGGTGCCAGGTGGTGTGCCGGGCGTCCTCCGGCAGGCTCGGATAGGCGGCCGCCGAGCCGGGCCCCGGCAACACGTGTACGCCGGGCCCCGACACGGGCCAGCCCGCCGCGTCCGACGCGCCCGTCTCCACCGGAATGCCGAGGCGCGCCGCCGACGCGGCGAACGGCGCGGCGAGCCCGGGGATGTCCCGGGTCAGCTGCACCCAGCTGCCGCCGAGGTCGGTGCAGTGCAGCGACACCTGCAAATAGGGCCGCAGTTCGTCGATGACGCCCTTGAGGGCGAGGGTCTCGGGCGGCAGGCGGTCCGGCGGAAGCACGGACGGCGACCACTCGGGCTGCTCGGGTCCCGCCGGGCGGAAGAAGTGCCGGTGGTAGTCCAGGAGGGTGCGCGGCGCCGGGGTGCGGTGCAGGCTCGCGCCGTCCGGGTCGGCGCACAGCAGGAAGTGCCATGAGGTGTCGGCCCGCAGCGCGGCGTCGCGCACCGTCCACTCGGCGAGGGCGAGGAGGGTCGAGCCGCCCGTGGGTTCGTTGGCGTGCGCGCCCGCCACCACGAGCACCGTGCGCGGCCCGTGGCCGACGGACAGCAGATGCAGGGGGCGGCCCGCGCGGGAGGCGCCGACCTGGCGCAGCGTGCACAGGTCAGGACGGTGACCCGCCAGCTCCCGGGCGCACACGACGAGTTCGGGAACACTGGGATAGCGGTTCGCCGCCAGTTGACTCACCCCCGCCTGGTCCGCTGACGCAATCCGCAGTACGCCACGCGGCGGTACGCGTGTCAAGAACCCCGAAGCCGGGCTCCACGGAGCCCACGCCCGGTACACACGGCTCCGCCCGCTCCATCTGTCCCACCCACTAGGCGGTATGCCCCCTTCCGCTCGGCGCACGCCCCGGGCGCCCGCTGTCAGACGCGCTCCAAAAGAGCCACCGGAAGCGGCGTGAGCAGATCACTCACGCGCGTGCACCCGGCGAACTCACGCCCCGGGGTGAGCAGATCGGCCCACGCCCCCCGCGGCAGCGCGAGCGCGGTGTCCCGCCAGCCGCCCGCGTCCGCGAGGCGCAGCGAGAGCCGCGTCACGGCCACCACCACGCCGCCGGAGCGGCAGTAGGCCACGCAGTGCGCCGCGCCGGGCCCGGTCGCCGTCAGCGGCTCGTACGTGCCCCCGCCGCCGAACAGGCCGGGCCGCCGCGCGCGCAGCCGCAGCGCCGCCGCGGTGAGGGCGAGCTTCTCGTCCGACAGGTCCCAGGAGTCCCGGCGCGCGTCGAGCCCCTCGAGCAGGCCCGTCTCGAAGGCGGCGGGGCGGCGGTTGTCGGGGTCCACCAGGGCGTGGAAGGCGCGCTCGGTGCCCTGGTAGAGATCGGGCACCCCCGGCATCGTCAGATGCAGCAGCGTGGCGCTGAGGACGTTCACGCGCGCGTGCGGGGCGAGTTCGGCCGCGAAGGCGGCGACCGTGTCCAGCGGCGGCCCGCACGGGCCCGCCGTCAGGAACGCCGTCACGGCCCCTTCGTAGCCCTCGTCGCGCTCCGTCCAGCTCGTGTGCAGGCCCGCCTCCCGCACGTGCTTCAGGAGGGCCTCCTGAAGCCGCCTTCCGTAGCCGTCCCGGCCGCCGCGCGCGGCCGGGGCGAAGCCCACCGCCGTCTGCCAGGCCGCCCAGGCCAGCTGCGGGTCGGGCGCCCGGGTGCCCTCCGCGCGCGCGGTCTGCCGCGTCACCTCGGCGAGCAGCGCGTCCCACCGCCCGGGGGCCTGCGTGAGGACGCTGATGCCCGCCCGCACCTCGGCGCTGCGCTTGGTGTCGTGGGTCGTCAGGACCGTGCCCGAGTACGGCCAGTCGCGCCGCATGCGCGCGCAGTACGCGTGGAACTCCGCCACGTCGAGCGCGGGCCGTCCCGGCTCGCCGCCCACCTCGGTCGCCGACAGGAGCGGCACGTGCCGGTAGAACGCCGTGTCCTCCACGGACTTGGCCCGCAGCGCCGCCGCCGTCTGCGCGAACCGCGCCCGGAACGCCGCGCACCGCTCGCTGTCCCCGCGCCTGCCGAGCGCCAGGTCCCGCACCGCGTCGACGGCCTCGGCCTCCTCCGCCACCGCGAACGCCCGCCGGGCCTCGGCGGCCGCGCCCGCCGTCAGGACCGTCGCGGGCTCTGCGCCACCGGCCGCGTACGGACGGTAGACCTCAAGGCGCACGAGGAGTTCCCGCAGCGCCGTCCGCAGCGCCCACGGGGCGTGGTCCCGCAGCCCGGGCTCCGCCGCGCACAGCGCGTCCGCCTCCCGCGTGAGCCGCTCCACCTCGGCGGC is a window from the Streptomyces spectabilis genome containing:
- the treZ gene encoding malto-oligosyltrehalose trehalohydrolase, giving the protein MRFEVWAPRAERVGLVLEGAAADGGTQGAVRAQGSPRAAAPDPERPGWWAVEAPAEDGTRYGFALDGGPALPDPRSPRQPDGPDGLSAVVDHERFVWRTPWTGRGLRDAVLYELHVGTYTREGTLDAAAERLGHLVDLGVTHVELMPVCPFPGRHGWGYEGVSLWAVHEPYGGPEALKRFVDAAHAAGLGVVLDVVHNHLGPSGNHLPAFGPYFTDTHHTPWGAAVNLDAPGSDEVRAYLVGSALAWLRDYRVDALRLDAVHALCDTRARPFLEELAAAVDALADEIGRPLGLIAESDLNDPRIVIPRAGGGLGLAAQWSDDFHHALHTVLTGESQGYYADFAEAPFAALEKTLTRGYFHDGTYSSFRGRAHGRPLDRVRVPAYRLLGYAQTHDQVGNRAQGDRLSATLSPGRLACAAALTLTGPFTPMLFMGEEWAASTPWQFFTDHTDPDLARAVRQGRRREFAAHGWAEEDVPDPQDPATRERSCLDWTEREKGHHARVLNWYRELIALRRERGDLTDPDLAAVRVAHDAGAGWFAVRRGDLRIVVNLAEHAVEVPLGVRHARVLAAWEPVEGPGADGSVRLPGESCAVLAVD
- a CDS encoding M14 family zinc carboxypeptidase — protein: MSQLAANRYPSVPELVVCARELAGHRPDLCTLRQVGASRAGRPLHLLSVGHGPRTVLVVAGAHANEPTGGSTLLALAEWTVRDAALRADTSWHFLLCADPDGASLHRTPAPRTLLDYHRHFFRPAGPEQPEWSPSVLPPDRLPPETLALKGVIDELRPYLQVSLHCTDLGGSWVQLTRDIPGLAAPFAASAARLGIPVETGASDAAGWPVSGPGVHVLPGPGSAAAYPSLPEDARHTTWHHAHRYGGVTAIVEVPMWASDMVDDMAAHPAPRAALRGFARRLRHDAGLVEAVLGDALPRLPGADGPLLRAARWALGLVPGLADDWGRLPPAGTSMAYIGSVDAFGRRLPLRAAAMLLRVLREADDRAAPRLDHLVTQWSEAFADRFKARWVPLERQVEHQARTTVEAALHARARDA
- a CDS encoding DUF1707 and FHA domain-containing protein gives rise to the protein MTLPSAASPEYDTQAGRVSDAERERALEVLREGAALGRLSHDTFVRRMELALTARKRQELAALTADLRTEHRWTRLVLSTVGAVSGFGVKLRRAWQAEKLPKLLLPAPGAYPLRIGRDPANGLRLSHDTVSRVHAELIHQGGLWVLRDLGSTNGTTVNGRRVTGAAVVQAGDQVSFGHMAFCLAAA
- a CDS encoding aldo/keto reductase; translation: MEQRRLGSTGLRVSELCFGAMMFGGGADERVAHAMLDAFTEAGGTFIDTADVYGQGVSEEVLGRWLKGRVRDDLVIATKVFLPMGEAPNARGLSRKHVLAAVEASLRRLGTDHVDLYQTHVWDAHTPIEETLATLDTLVRSGKVRYLGASNHGPGQLQKVRDVAHARGWEPYVCLQPIYNLLAREAEWELLPLCRAEGVGVIPYSPLHAGWLSGKYRRGMEAPPEGARGGGAWDERATEATWRVVDAVLGVAEETGRTPAQVSLRWLLQRPGVTAPIVGARSVEQLTDNLGAVGWALDEDQLRRLDAASARPLPPPYDVLAHFAQG
- a CDS encoding aminopeptidase P family protein, which produces MTPATPAPFTADDYRARMDRAAHAAAEAGLAGVLVAPGPDLVWLTGYRVPADTERLTLLVLAAGQDPVLVVPTLEAPDAARAAGAPALTLRDWTDGVDPYGVAAPLLAEDGRFGVSDNAWAMHLLGMQRQLPDTSYTALTEALPMLRAVKDAAELERLAAAGAAADATYEEIQKVAFAGRKETDVAGDLAELLRRFGHEQVDFTVVGSGPNGASPHHEAGDRVIEDGDMVVLDFGGLKHGYGSDTSRTVHVGEPTAEERRVHDVVREAQDAACRAVRPGIACQEVDRAARAVITDAGYGEYFIHRTGHGIGVTTHEPPYMIEGEEQRLVPGMCFSVEPGIYLPGRFGVRIEDIVTVTEDGGRRLNNTPREMAVVN